One window from the genome of Pandoraea fibrosis encodes:
- a CDS encoding NACHT domain-containing protein, which produces MEKKAKAVTEIDTVRASRAGHTFHERWTARRALQLVFPNDDLFAIAVEGISSTETVDPGVKAEEVADLVLYYGNGDNFRSCDRLETIQFKYKIREEAVTAAYLKKTVEKFSSSILGYEGNSAPDEVDNKISFIFVTNAEFTESLWEAIKSLVEGTTPSDREAANQARNLKKWCKDSGLSDSMRLFSRIVFQAGEKRVAGLDNALKRTLTDWSAGADSEARVRLHELQDLVLKKASPSGQGKNLIRREDVLDAFDCEPEDLFPADTRFIDVGAVVERAELSVVSGLIKTSEVPVVVHADGGVGKTVLIQSLAEKMASEFEVVVFDCFGGGSYRSENHSRHLPRIGLVQIVNELASRTLCDPMLPGGDDNRKIMKAARRRLEQAALAIRTQSKKQALLIIIDAADNAQLEADYRHEAAFPRLLLSTVDEDPIEGVKLLFTARPHRKGAVIGSARVNELALGPFTDSEACEFLKERKPSASYAEITTALARSGRNARVLDYLVQTWDTNVIGTTSDLPISVREIIAQRCTKIVSDLHIAGWPDSEITEFFVALSLLPPPIPLEELANALGWSAAQVKSAASDLAPMLEITSHGAIFRDEPTETYVRETYSDRSSAQRSIADRLLSSQATSTYAAEALPHFLVVIKDSDRAFALADSNSFPASIQSDFGRRRLALARLRAAFRLAVAEDDFDRALELSMRLSQSAAANMRGDEFIRSSPALAIVLGDADSYRRLASDRSGWRGARSARLTVAHQFAGDAEEAQIQCESTIRWINWNASQRRDGFRRDQSGPEMDDYVAVLFQQSVQGRFETVNRNLANRNERFSLSACHELLRLLELFDQANETTVLKDLTSFAVSNNCNSRSLRLWMLARCRYVDGKHAKVLAQKIAKFPPDEDRTNEGFSNENEQESANPTDLAALAALFYGSRTSAAAIIGNASRARPSAYDYGERYGLSRAWPPILRACIRAWSAKRPVAYHDLLPDGVKVTKLAKSITTPAELATFLQKLRKTSSTGNAKKRGKKQFEARFDERERRDISHGIDVARALTKPIEDAVLTGRFVSVSDFLDVWAKLLRRDVHWRADSAADSLVRTLGLGCMSVLLNHARDVSVAQAEVLIGLISTGHFFVPQKIDVLAQLARRPALHELAGKFARHVAEQIRGDDDVGGRGASYIKLAESLVHMSINEAREYYREGLAELDQIGGESYDQIYALLHFSCAQQGGFLKPALAQRLMNLCQTLVQYDARKFGWTLFARAAATSIGLPAIAKLVRWHDQDVADLSYGLPQLVCFLAKNGKLDPRRAAFVLTICEEHGWWDWRTADGVADLLGLTDAGNQRRIFLAIFEKWRGEHPSGGWPALWEGLLEASNKYPSVTTTEVREEIERLCAVARRNQEESHSRSNSSSDFLASKSSKRSEAEVESVIAALASACDPTSESSIDENLRTIASDDKLSYSARQQFINKLRVTCPYSKRLPFLSAICSASELSFAQSLEILSGCFTAWIDSSKHLVSEAKVLVVRLFECKSPELFEGQFSDVARDIRRLSDLCNDQRFVLQLVLRKVAADEVDLDGNEWLQLATALCEVADAKTGLCALESLLSGPAARIADEIGEGPFRQQQEISTSDSEFIVDVIWHLLGDDDAYVRWTVARGLKTLVELGLNEDLSLLVDRFDQTESPALASTDRKLSFQNSQQWLLMGLARVALHHGETMGTLRNKLRALARRPDLHVINKVHLARCLGHIGSEEPHDEELGTLLSEINQPAYGVAISDGYPGEVKRTSDFYFGYEFTKNEIGDLVRLFNVAQGTVEDAIAAEIKRKWPRTTSMNDFPGSKRYWRDRGDRYESYREHIQRHALLSVATNLLRTMPTVVRSYEDQDNSPWLEWRDRFDVTFDDGSWLSDHKDAVPQQAKEYLLGKRGTKQETLQDQDVILRKLGFCGANADALFPLYGTWSSPDGVSVRFTSALTVRKDVAGRCRAFAKRKEHDFWLPEFWDDGYYDRRYRKDNPFAPFVWAPEAHRLGIDEGDEMAAKGPARRPRLGIDITKSLSLLNEPGSPEWRARDGRLALRSQVWGNWKPDSSDHRSRYQDDGEMLWASPGWLDATLSDLDRNLVFTVKLCKYGSSRDYDPSEGVKSVFLGLRADDGTLEFWPATNASKQD; this is translated from the coding sequence ATGGAAAAGAAAGCGAAAGCCGTTACCGAAATCGACACAGTCCGCGCGTCACGTGCCGGTCACACGTTCCACGAGCGATGGACTGCGAGGCGCGCCTTGCAGTTGGTCTTTCCGAATGACGATCTGTTTGCGATCGCCGTGGAGGGGATTTCATCAACCGAGACCGTAGACCCGGGGGTGAAGGCCGAGGAGGTCGCCGACCTTGTTCTTTACTATGGCAACGGGGACAATTTTCGGTCCTGCGATCGGCTCGAAACGATTCAATTCAAGTACAAAATTCGCGAAGAAGCTGTTACAGCTGCTTATCTTAAAAAGACAGTCGAGAAATTTTCTAGCTCGATCTTGGGGTACGAGGGTAACTCCGCGCCTGATGAGGTCGACAATAAGATCTCATTCATTTTCGTCACGAACGCGGAATTCACTGAAAGTCTTTGGGAAGCGATCAAGTCACTTGTAGAGGGAACAACGCCTTCCGATCGCGAGGCGGCCAATCAGGCCCGAAATCTCAAAAAGTGGTGTAAAGATAGCGGCTTGTCGGACTCAATGCGCCTCTTTTCGCGGATAGTATTTCAGGCTGGCGAGAAGCGCGTTGCCGGGCTGGATAATGCGTTGAAGCGGACGCTTACTGACTGGTCCGCTGGCGCTGATTCTGAGGCTAGAGTCCGGCTCCATGAGCTCCAAGACCTTGTCTTGAAGAAGGCAAGCCCGAGCGGCCAAGGCAAGAATCTGATTCGGCGAGAAGATGTCCTGGATGCATTTGATTGTGAGCCGGAGGATCTTTTCCCCGCGGATACACGGTTCATCGACGTCGGTGCGGTCGTCGAGCGGGCTGAACTCTCAGTCGTTTCGGGTTTGATCAAGACTTCAGAGGTACCCGTTGTTGTCCATGCCGATGGTGGGGTGGGTAAGACGGTGCTCATCCAAAGCCTTGCCGAAAAAATGGCGAGCGAGTTTGAGGTCGTTGTTTTTGATTGCTTTGGTGGTGGTTCATACCGCTCTGAGAATCACTCCCGTCATCTTCCCAGAATAGGGTTGGTTCAGATCGTCAACGAACTGGCATCGCGAACGTTATGTGACCCGATGCTACCGGGCGGCGATGATAATCGAAAAATCATGAAGGCGGCACGCAGGCGACTGGAACAAGCTGCGCTGGCAATTCGAACTCAATCAAAAAAGCAGGCGCTGCTTATTATTATCGATGCGGCCGACAATGCTCAGCTTGAGGCCGACTATCGTCATGAAGCTGCATTTCCTAGGCTTCTTCTGTCTACTGTCGACGAAGATCCGATCGAGGGCGTAAAGCTGTTGTTCACAGCGCGCCCCCACCGAAAAGGGGCAGTTATCGGTTCCGCTAGGGTGAATGAGCTGGCGCTTGGACCATTCACCGATTCAGAGGCGTGCGAATTCCTTAAAGAACGTAAGCCCAGTGCTTCTTACGCGGAGATCACCACAGCGTTAGCGCGCTCCGGGCGCAATGCACGCGTCCTCGACTACCTTGTTCAAACGTGGGACACAAATGTTATCGGCACAACTTCGGATCTCCCGATCTCTGTTCGGGAGATTATCGCCCAGCGTTGCACCAAGATTGTCTCGGATCTTCATATTGCAGGGTGGCCTGATTCAGAAATAACCGAGTTTTTTGTTGCACTGTCACTCCTTCCACCGCCGATCCCGCTGGAAGAGCTAGCGAACGCGCTTGGGTGGTCTGCTGCGCAGGTCAAGTCTGCGGCATCGGATTTGGCCCCAATGCTTGAGATCACGTCGCACGGTGCGATTTTCCGAGACGAGCCAACCGAAACATACGTTCGGGAGACTTACTCTGATCGGTCATCAGCTCAAAGAAGCATTGCTGACCGCCTTCTGTCATCGCAGGCAACGTCAACCTATGCTGCCGAGGCACTGCCGCACTTTCTAGTCGTGATCAAAGATAGCGACAGGGCATTCGCACTCGCTGATTCAAATAGTTTTCCAGCGTCAATACAGTCGGATTTCGGTCGCCGCCGACTAGCGCTTGCGCGTCTTAGAGCAGCTTTTCGGTTAGCGGTGGCGGAGGATGACTTCGATAGGGCACTTGAACTCAGTATGCGACTGTCTCAGTCTGCTGCTGCAAACATGCGAGGAGATGAGTTTATTCGAAGCTCGCCCGCTCTTGCGATCGTACTCGGGGACGCCGACTCCTATCGCCGTCTTGCATCGGATCGCTCCGGGTGGCGTGGTGCAAGAAGTGCGCGGCTGACGGTCGCGCATCAATTTGCGGGCGATGCCGAAGAGGCGCAGATACAGTGCGAAAGTACCATTCGCTGGATTAACTGGAATGCCTCACAGCGGCGAGACGGATTCCGGCGGGACCAATCTGGTCCGGAGATGGACGACTATGTAGCGGTGCTCTTCCAGCAATCGGTTCAAGGGCGGTTTGAAACAGTCAATCGCAATCTGGCGAACCGGAATGAACGCTTTTCGCTGTCCGCTTGTCATGAGCTCCTGAGGTTGCTGGAATTGTTTGACCAAGCAAACGAGACAACCGTGCTGAAGGACTTGACCTCGTTCGCCGTCAGCAATAACTGCAACTCTCGATCGCTGAGACTATGGATGCTCGCGCGTTGTCGATACGTCGATGGAAAGCACGCGAAAGTACTTGCGCAGAAGATCGCGAAGTTCCCTCCCGATGAAGACCGGACCAACGAGGGCTTCTCCAATGAGAACGAACAAGAGAGTGCAAATCCCACCGATTTAGCGGCATTGGCTGCGCTCTTCTACGGTTCGCGAACCTCCGCTGCCGCGATTATCGGTAATGCGTCTCGTGCACGTCCGTCCGCTTACGACTATGGCGAGCGTTATGGTCTGTCCAGAGCTTGGCCTCCAATCCTCCGAGCCTGCATTCGTGCTTGGTCTGCTAAGAGACCGGTCGCCTATCACGATCTCCTGCCCGACGGCGTTAAGGTCACCAAGCTGGCAAAGTCCATCACGACTCCAGCCGAGCTGGCGACGTTTTTGCAGAAACTTCGCAAAACCTCATCTACCGGAAATGCCAAGAAGAGAGGAAAAAAGCAGTTCGAGGCGAGATTCGACGAGCGAGAACGCAGGGACATCAGCCACGGTATCGACGTGGCGCGAGCATTAACCAAGCCAATCGAAGATGCAGTCCTCACTGGACGTTTCGTTTCGGTTTCCGACTTCTTGGACGTCTGGGCAAAACTTTTGCGTCGAGATGTGCACTGGCGAGCAGATAGTGCGGCGGATTCGTTAGTCCGCACTTTAGGGCTGGGTTGTATGAGTGTTCTGCTGAACCATGCACGCGACGTATCGGTCGCTCAAGCCGAGGTACTTATTGGCCTGATCTCTACAGGGCACTTCTTCGTCCCGCAGAAGATTGACGTATTGGCGCAGCTGGCCCGGCGACCTGCGCTCCATGAGCTCGCGGGAAAGTTCGCACGTCACGTCGCGGAGCAGATTCGCGGAGATGACGACGTCGGAGGACGTGGCGCCTCCTACATAAAGTTAGCAGAATCCCTAGTCCACATGAGTATCAATGAAGCCCGAGAGTACTATCGGGAGGGGCTGGCCGAGTTAGACCAGATAGGTGGAGAAAGCTACGACCAAATCTACGCACTGCTTCATTTCTCATGTGCCCAGCAAGGTGGTTTTTTAAAGCCCGCGTTGGCGCAACGGCTAATGAACCTTTGCCAAACGTTGGTGCAATACGATGCCAGGAAGTTTGGATGGACGTTGTTCGCGAGAGCCGCCGCTACCTCCATTGGCCTTCCAGCAATAGCCAAGTTGGTGCGCTGGCATGATCAAGACGTCGCAGACCTGTCTTATGGATTGCCGCAGCTTGTATGTTTTCTTGCCAAGAATGGCAAGCTTGATCCACGCCGCGCTGCATTTGTTCTCACGATTTGTGAGGAACACGGATGGTGGGATTGGCGCACTGCCGACGGGGTTGCCGACTTGCTCGGGCTGACCGATGCCGGGAACCAACGGCGGATTTTTCTGGCGATCTTCGAGAAATGGCGTGGTGAGCACCCGTCCGGTGGTTGGCCCGCGCTTTGGGAGGGGCTCCTAGAAGCGAGCAATAAGTATCCAAGTGTAACCACCACCGAAGTGCGTGAAGAGATTGAACGACTCTGTGCTGTTGCTCGGCGCAATCAGGAAGAGTCTCATAGTCGAAGTAACTCGTCGTCGGACTTCCTGGCAAGCAAATCCTCAAAGCGAAGTGAGGCCGAAGTTGAGAGCGTCATCGCCGCATTGGCTTCTGCCTGCGATCCCACTTCGGAAAGTTCGATTGATGAAAACCTAAGAACCATAGCCTCCGACGACAAGCTGAGCTACTCTGCTCGACAACAATTTATCAACAAGTTGCGTGTCACTTGCCCGTACTCAAAGCGGCTGCCCTTTTTATCCGCGATCTGTAGTGCGTCCGAGCTGAGTTTCGCTCAGTCATTAGAAATCCTCTCGGGTTGCTTCACTGCTTGGATCGATTCATCCAAGCATCTGGTCTCAGAGGCAAAGGTGTTGGTTGTGCGTCTGTTCGAGTGCAAGAGTCCGGAACTGTTCGAAGGACAGTTCTCCGACGTGGCGCGCGATATCCGTCGACTGTCGGATCTCTGCAACGATCAGAGGTTTGTGCTGCAGCTCGTTCTCCGCAAGGTTGCCGCCGACGAGGTCGACCTCGATGGAAATGAGTGGCTCCAACTAGCTACTGCATTATGCGAAGTAGCTGATGCTAAAACGGGACTTTGTGCATTAGAGTCACTACTTTCCGGCCCGGCGGCTCGCATTGCCGATGAGATCGGAGAGGGCCCATTTCGGCAGCAGCAGGAAATCTCGACGAGCGACTCAGAGTTTATCGTGGACGTCATATGGCATCTTCTTGGCGACGATGACGCCTACGTTCGTTGGACCGTTGCTAGGGGCTTGAAGACGCTGGTTGAGTTAGGACTCAACGAAGACCTATCTCTGTTAGTTGATCGCTTTGACCAAACCGAATCCCCGGCCTTGGCTTCGACCGACAGGAAACTGTCGTTTCAGAATTCCCAGCAATGGTTGCTGATGGGATTGGCGCGAGTTGCTTTGCACCATGGAGAGACCATGGGCACACTTCGAAACAAGCTACGCGCTCTCGCACGGAGACCTGATCTGCACGTCATAAATAAAGTTCACCTTGCGAGGTGCTTGGGCCACATTGGAAGTGAAGAGCCTCACGATGAGGAGTTGGGGACTCTGCTTAGTGAAATCAACCAACCTGCGTATGGCGTTGCCATCAGCGACGGCTACCCAGGTGAGGTGAAGCGGACATCGGATTTTTACTTCGGCTATGAGTTCACGAAAAACGAGATCGGCGACCTCGTTCGCTTATTCAACGTTGCCCAAGGAACCGTCGAAGACGCCATCGCGGCAGAGATAAAGCGCAAATGGCCGAGGACTACTTCAATGAACGATTTCCCAGGCAGCAAGCGCTACTGGCGAGACCGAGGAGACCGATATGAATCCTATCGAGAGCATATTCAGAGACATGCACTGCTTAGCGTTGCTACCAATCTGCTAAGGACGATGCCGACGGTTGTTCGAAGCTACGAAGACCAGGATAACTCACCTTGGCTCGAGTGGCGCGATCGCTTTGATGTCACATTCGATGACGGGTCATGGCTGTCCGATCATAAGGATGCCGTTCCTCAACAGGCGAAGGAGTATCTGCTAGGTAAGAGGGGCACCAAACAGGAAACACTGCAGGATCAGGACGTGATACTACGCAAATTAGGTTTTTGCGGGGCCAACGCTGATGCACTGTTTCCGTTGTATGGGACTTGGTCGTCTCCTGACGGAGTAAGCGTACGGTTCACATCTGCGCTGACAGTGCGAAAGGATGTCGCAGGTCGCTGCAGGGCCTTTGCGAAGCGAAAAGAACATGATTTTTGGTTGCCGGAGTTCTGGGACGATGGGTATTACGATCGCCGCTATCGAAAAGACAATCCTTTTGCTCCATTTGTATGGGCACCTGAAGCACACAGGCTTGGTATAGATGAGGGTGATGAGATGGCCGCCAAGGGGCCGGCAAGACGACCGCGTCTCGGTATTGACATCACGAAGAGCCTGTCGCTGTTGAATGAGCCGGGAAGTCCTGAATGGCGCGCAAGAGATGGACGCCTAGCTTTAAGGAGCCAAGTGTGGGGCAATTGGAAGCCTGACTCCAGCGATCACCGTTCCCGCTATCAAGATGATGGTGAAATGTTATGGGCCTCTCCAGGATGGCTGGATGCAACGTTGTCCGACCTCGACCGCAATCTCGTTTTTACGGTGAAGCTATGCAAGTACGGATCGTCGCGTGACTATGACCCTTCAGAAGGCGTCAAATCCGTTTTCCTGGGGTTAAGAGCTGATGACGGCACGCTGGAGTTTTGGCCGGCAACCAATGCCTCAAAGCAAGACTAG
- a CDS encoding LysR family transcriptional regulator: MDRLTSMAVFVKAVDLGSFAAVADTLGLSGPMVGKHVHWLETRLGTRLLNRTTRRQSLTDFGRAYYERCKIVLAEAEAADALAADQLAEPRGKLRVAMPVHFGRRCVAPVLLRLAQRYPALELDLSFSDRFVDLAEGDYDIAIRTGDLEDKAGIVARRVARQPMIVCASPAYVETHGLPHDIDALGMHQAVLYRRSGRARPWLFPRDGQAPHAFMPANRVRMDDLDAIADAATLGAGIAWLPYWLVSDRIRAGALVHLLPEQPPFLYDAYALWLQTPHLPRKVRIAVDALAEALPGMMT, translated from the coding sequence ATGGATCGTCTCACCAGCATGGCGGTATTCGTGAAAGCGGTCGATCTGGGATCATTTGCCGCCGTGGCGGATACCCTCGGCCTGTCCGGCCCCATGGTTGGCAAGCACGTGCACTGGCTGGAGACGCGGCTGGGGACGCGGTTGCTCAATCGCACGACGCGGCGCCAGAGCCTGACCGACTTCGGACGCGCCTACTACGAGCGCTGCAAGATCGTGCTCGCCGAGGCCGAAGCGGCGGATGCGCTCGCGGCGGATCAATTGGCGGAGCCGCGCGGCAAGCTGCGTGTGGCCATGCCGGTACACTTCGGCCGACGTTGTGTCGCACCCGTGCTCCTGCGCCTCGCGCAGCGGTATCCGGCGCTGGAACTCGATCTCTCGTTCAGCGATCGTTTCGTCGATCTGGCGGAGGGGGACTACGACATCGCCATTCGCACCGGCGACCTGGAGGACAAGGCGGGCATTGTTGCGCGGCGGGTGGCGCGTCAGCCGATGATTGTCTGCGCGTCGCCCGCGTACGTCGAGACGCATGGACTGCCGCACGACATCGACGCGCTCGGCATGCATCAGGCGGTGTTGTATCGACGCTCCGGCCGGGCGCGTCCGTGGTTGTTTCCCCGCGATGGACAAGCGCCGCACGCGTTCATGCCCGCGAATCGGGTGCGCATGGACGATCTCGACGCCATCGCCGACGCTGCGACGCTGGGCGCGGGCATCGCCTGGTTGCCCTACTGGCTGGTGAGCGATCGCATTCGCGCAGGTGCGCTGGTTCACCTGCTTCCCGAGCAGCCACCATTTCTCTACGACGCCTATGCGTTATGGCTGCAGACGCCGCATCTGCCGCGCAAGGTTCGCATCGCCGTCGACGCGTTGGCAGAAGCATTGCCGGGCATGATGACCTAG
- a CDS encoding zinc-dependent alcohol dehydrogenase family protein, whose amino-acid sequence MARVVRFHRHGDPEVLRIETVEVAPPGPGEVQIRVRALGLNRAEALLRAGKYIEQPTFPSGLGLEAAGVVEAVGEAVTGFVPGDAVSVIPPQSMVRWPAYGELVTFPEALVVKHPPALGWVAAAAVWMPYLTAYGALIDIGKLSRGDFVVVTAASSSVGLAAIQIANRVGAIPIAVTRTSVKAQALREAGAAHVVATAEADLATRLQEITGRTGARVVLDPIGGPIFEPLTASMSRGGILIEYGGLSPAPTPFPLFAVLSKTLTLRGYLVHEITGDPVRLAAAKAFILDGLASGAFSPVIAKTFAFDDIVDAHRFLESNEQFGKIVVTV is encoded by the coding sequence ATGGCACGCGTCGTTCGTTTTCATCGACATGGCGACCCGGAGGTGCTTCGCATCGAAACGGTGGAGGTTGCGCCACCGGGGCCGGGGGAAGTGCAGATTCGCGTCAGGGCGCTGGGGCTTAATCGCGCAGAGGCGTTGTTGCGGGCGGGGAAGTACATCGAGCAACCGACTTTTCCGTCCGGACTGGGACTGGAGGCCGCGGGCGTCGTCGAGGCGGTGGGCGAGGCGGTGACCGGCTTCGTACCGGGCGACGCCGTGAGTGTGATCCCGCCGCAATCGATGGTGCGCTGGCCCGCGTACGGCGAATTGGTCACGTTTCCCGAAGCGCTCGTGGTCAAGCACCCGCCGGCGCTCGGCTGGGTGGCCGCAGCGGCAGTCTGGATGCCGTACCTGACCGCCTATGGCGCGCTGATCGATATCGGCAAGCTGAGCCGGGGAGACTTCGTCGTGGTGACGGCAGCGTCGAGCAGCGTGGGACTCGCGGCGATACAGATCGCCAATCGGGTGGGTGCGATCCCCATTGCGGTCACGCGGACGTCGGTCAAGGCACAGGCGTTGCGGGAGGCCGGCGCGGCGCATGTCGTAGCGACCGCCGAGGCCGACCTTGCCACACGGCTGCAGGAAATCACCGGGCGGACCGGGGCGCGAGTGGTGCTGGACCCGATCGGCGGGCCGATTTTCGAACCGCTCACGGCCTCGATGTCCCGCGGTGGCATCCTCATCGAATATGGCGGTCTAAGCCCGGCGCCAACGCCGTTCCCGTTGTTCGCCGTGCTGAGCAAGACGCTGACGCTGCGTGGCTATCTCGTTCACGAAATCACGGGCGATCCGGTGCGGCTGGCGGCGGCCAAGGCGTTCATCCTTGACGGGCTGGCATCGGGGGCGTTCTCGCCGGTGATCGCGAAGACGTTTGCGTTCGACGACATCGTCGACGCCCATCGTTTCCTCGAATCGAATGAACAGTTCGGCAAGATCGTCGTGACGGTTTGA
- a CDS encoding peptidoglycan-binding domain-containing protein translates to MSIATDGFISQGAAKAIGTTIIGIINKVSPAYSVAAWSLIALPVAGVAFFLTANEFLKVSTAGIWSTLFVLTVCAALSAFAMLIASPLAWVSSALTSALLRLRVPKDYRQRGRNWEPLRKTLLGVTGAALLGAGYGSAASFHLTPPLAEVLAPAVTYAASLVPNNAFATAVLSSSPNRASGHTAVVSGPELYKEIQARLILTGYLHGKADGVMGPSTRAAIARYERSNNLSLGTSLTDLLAHMRKMRETSN, encoded by the coding sequence GTGTCAATCGCAACGGACGGATTCATATCTCAAGGTGCGGCTAAGGCGATAGGCACTACGATTATCGGCATCATCAACAAAGTGTCGCCAGCGTACTCCGTCGCCGCATGGTCATTGATTGCGTTGCCAGTAGCAGGCGTCGCATTTTTTCTTACTGCAAATGAGTTTCTGAAGGTTTCGACGGCAGGTATCTGGAGCACCCTGTTCGTCTTGACTGTTTGTGCGGCGCTCTCGGCATTCGCGATGTTGATTGCATCTCCCCTGGCCTGGGTATCGAGCGCGTTGACCAGCGCACTACTTCGATTGCGAGTGCCAAAGGATTACCGGCAGCGAGGTCGAAACTGGGAGCCATTGAGGAAAACGTTACTTGGCGTCACTGGTGCGGCGTTACTCGGTGCCGGATATGGCTCTGCGGCATCGTTTCATCTCACTCCGCCACTCGCTGAGGTGCTTGCACCTGCTGTTACGTACGCGGCGTCTTTGGTTCCGAACAACGCTTTCGCGACGGCAGTTCTATCGTCTTCACCCAATAGGGCATCTGGCCACACAGCTGTCGTCTCGGGCCCAGAGCTTTACAAGGAAATCCAGGCCAGGCTGATTTTGACCGGCTATTTGCACGGAAAGGCGGACGGCGTGATGGGGCCCTCAACGCGAGCGGCGATTGCGCGGTATGAACGCTCGAATAACTTGTCGCTCGGCACCTCATTGACAGATTTATTAGCGCATATGAGAAAGATGCGCGAAACGTCAAATTGA